ATCGCCGCGAGACGCGCCTCGGCCTGCTCGCTCGTGAGCGCATAGCCGTCGTCGGGCAGCGCCGCGACGGCGGACAGCAGCGGTCGGTAGAAGAGGCGCTCGTGGAGGCCGCGCACCTGCTGCTGCACCTCGCGCCATGCCTCGACGAGCCCGGATGCCGTGGTCGCGATGCGCGAGCCGCGTGCGATCGCGCGCTGCTCGGATTCCCCGCGCGGCATGAGATGCGTGCGGCGCAGACGGGCGAGCTGGAGTCGATGCTCGATGAGCCGGAGGAAGCGGTAGTCACGCGCGAACTCGGCGGCCTCGACGCGGCCGATGTAGCCGCGCTCGGCGAGGGCCGCGAGGGCGTCGAGCGTGGAGCGCTGACGGATCTCGGGGTCGGCCTGCCCGTGCACGAGCTGCAGCAGCTGGATCGTGAACTCGACGTCCCGCAGGCCCCCGGGGCCGAGCTTGAGCTGCACGTCGACCTCGTCGCGCGGGATGTTCTGCAGCACGCGCTCCCGCATCCGCTGCACCGACTCGACGAAGCCCTCGCGCGACGACGCCGACCACACCTTCGGGGCGACACCCGCCACGAACTGCTCGCCGAGCTCGAGGTCACCGGCCATCGCGCGCGCCTTGAGCAGCGCCTGGAACTCCCAGTCCTTCGCCCAGCGGTCGTAGTACGCGAGGTGCGACTCGAGGCTGCGCACGAGCGCGCCGTCCTTGCCCTCGGGTCGGAGGTTCGCGTCGACCTCCCACAGCGGCGGCTCGAGCGCGAGCTCGTGGATGGCGTGCATCGTGTCGACCGCGAGGCGCGTCGCGATCTCGATCGCACGTGCGTCGGTCACGCCGTCGCCGCACGCGACGAAGATGACGTCGACGTCGCTCAGGTAGTTGAGCTCGCGCGCGCCCGCCTTGCCCATGCCGATGATCGCGAGCCGTGTCGCCGCGACCTCCTCGGCCGGGAAGCGGGAGTCGGCGCGCGCGACGAGGAGCGCGGCGTCGAGCGCCGCCGCCGCGAGGTCCGCGAGGGCCGCGGCGACGCGCGGCACGACCTCGATGGGCTCGGCCTGATCGAGGTCCCACGCGGCGAGGCGCGTGAGCTCGCGGCGGTAAGCGACGCGCAGGGCGTTTCGGGCGCCCTCCCCCGCGAGACCGTCGACGGCCGCGGCCAGCACCGCACGGTAGTGCGAGACGGCGGGGGGCGCCGAGTACGGCTCGGAGAGCACCGCGAGCTCGGCCGGATGCCGCACGAGGAATGCGGCGAGGCCCTCGGATGCGCCGAGCACCTCCACGAGGCGGCGTGCGGCATCCGCGTCGGCGAGCACGGCATCCGTCGCCGCCGGATCCTTCTCGCGCAGGGCGAGCAGATCACGCAGCGCCTGATCGGGATCGGCGGCCGCCGAGAACGCGGGGACGACGTCGTCGGGGACCCCGCGGAGCACGGCTGCGGCGCCCCCGAGATCCGCGAACCCGAGCCGTGCGAGCTCGGTGAGGGTCACCGCTCTGCGGGTCAGAGCGCCTCCAGGTTCGCTTCCAGCTCGAACGGCGTGACCTGCGACCGGTAACCCGACCACTCCCGGCGCTTGTTGAGCAGCACGTAGTTGAAGACCTGCTCACCGAGCGTCTCGGCCACGAGCTCCGACTCCTCCATGAGGCGCAGGGCACGGTCGAGGCTCGACGGGAGCGCCTGGTAACCGAGGGCGCGGCGTTCGGCGCCCGACATGTTGAACACGTCGGAGTCGGCCTCGGGCGGCAGCTCGTAGCCCTCCTCGATGCCCTTGAGGCCCGCCGCGAGCATGAGCGAGAACGCGAGGTAGGGGTTCGCCGCCGAATCGATGCCGCGGTACTCGACGCGCGCGCTCTGGCCCTTGCCGGGCTTGTAGAGGGGCACACGCACGAGCGCGGAGCGGTTGTTGTGGCCCCACGTGACGTAGCTGGGCGCCTCGTCGCCGCCCCACAGACGCTTGTAGGAGTTGACGAACTGGTTCGTGACGGCCGTGATCTCGGGCGCGTGCTGCAGGAGGCCTGCGACGAACTGCCGGCCGATCTTCGACAGCTGGTACTGACCGCTCGGGTCGAAGAACGCGTTCGTGTCGCCCTCGAAAAGGGAGACGTGCGTGTGCATGCCCGAACCGGGGTGCTCGGAGAACGGCTTGGGCATGAACGTCGCGTAGACGCCCTGCTCGATCGCGACCTCCTTGACGACCGTGCGGAACGTCATGATGTTGTCGGCCGTCGTGAGGGCGTCGGCGTAACGGAGGTCGATCTCGTTCTGGCCGGGGCCCGCCTCGTGATGGCTGAACTCGACCGAGATGCCCAGGTCCTCGAGCATCCGCACGCTGCGGCGACGGAAGTCGTGCGCGGTGCCGCCGGGCACGTTGTCGAAGTAGCCCGCCGAGTCGACGGGCACGGGGCGCCCGTTCTTCAGCTTGCTCGACTTGAGCAGGTAGAACTCGATCTCCGGGTGCGTGTAGAACGTGAAGCCGCGATCGGCGGCCTTCGCGAGGGCGCGCTTGAGCACGTTGCGCGGGTCGGCGACGGCCGGCTGCCCGTCGGGCGTCGTGATGTCGCAGAACATGCGCGCGGTCGGGTCGACCTCGCCGCGCCACGGCAGGATCTGGAACGTCGTGGGGTCCGGATGCGCGAGCACGTCCGCCTCGTAGGCGCGCGTGAGGCCCTCGATCGCGGAGCCGTCGATCCCGACGCCCTCCGAGAACGCGCCCTCCACCTCGGCGGGGGCGAGAGCGACCGACTTGAGAGTGCCCACCACGTCGGTGAACCACAGTCGCACGAACTTCACGCCGCGCTCCTCGATCGTGCGCAGAACGAAGTCTCGCTGCTTGTCCATCCGGGTCCCTTCCTCGGCGCACCGCGCGCTCGTCCTAGGCTAGCGTCACGGCCCCCTCCGGGCGGTCACCGACGTCATGTTCATGACGCTCGGATACGATGCAGGTGGCCGACCCCGCAACACGTCTCGTCGGTCCTCCTCTTGACGCGCCGCACGCTGCCGCAGGCCCGACGATCTCGGGACCGGCCCCCGGCCCGACACCGCCGTCTCCCCCACCTCCGTGCGGGTCGAACTCCGCGCGCACCGTCCCGCCCCTCGGGCGGAGAAAGCTCCACCCTCGTGCTCCAGGCCTACATCGACAACGTCTACCGCACCGCCGTCACCCGCAACGCCGGCGAACCCGAGTTCCACCAGGCGCTCCACGAGGTGCTCGCGAGCGTCGAGCCCGTGCTCGCGCAGCATCCCGAGTACATCGAGGCGGGCATCCTCGAGCGCCTCGTCGAGCCGGAGCGACAGATCATCTTCCGTGTGCCGTGGGTCGACGACTCGGGCACCGTGCAGGTGAACCGCGGCTTCCGCGTGCAGTTCAACTCGGCGCTCGGGCCCTACAAGGGCGGTCTGCGCTTCCACCCGAGCGTCAACCTCGGCATCATCAAATTCCTCGGGTTCGAGCAGATCCTGAAGAACGCCCTCACCGGTCAGGGCATCGGCGGCGCGAAGGGCGGCAGCGACTTCGACCCGCACGGCCGCAGCGACCGCGAGATCGAGCGCTTCTCCCAGAGCTTCATGTCGGAGCTCTACCGGCACCTCGGCGAGCACACCGACGTGCCCGCGGGCGACATCGGGGTCGGTGCGCGCGAGATCGGCTACCTCTTCGGCCAGTACCGCAAGATCACCAACCGCCACGAGTCGGGAATGTTCACCGGCAAGGGCGTGCAGTGGGGCGGCGCCGAGGTGCGCACGGAGGCCACGGGCTACGGCGCCGTGTTCTTCCTGCAGGAGATGCTCGCGCGCCGCGGCGAGGACCTCGAGGGCCGCACGGCGGTCGTCTCCGGTTCGGGCAACGTCGCGATCTACGCGATCGAGAAGCTCGCCCAGCTCGGCGCGAAGGCGATCACGGCATCCGACTCGAGCGGCTACATCGTCGACGAGGCGGGTGTCGATGTCGAGCTGCTCAAGCAGGTCAAGGAGGTCGAGCGCGCCCGCATCGCGGAGTACGCCGAGCGCCGCCCGTCCGCCCGGTTCGTGGCCGGGCGCCGCGTGTGGGAGGTGCCCGCGCAGTTCGCGATCCCCTCGGCCACGCAGAACGAGCTCGACGGCGACGATGCTGCCGCCCTCATCCGCGGCGGCGTGGTCGCCGTGAGCGAGGGCGCCAACATGCCGAGCACTCCGGAGGCCGTCGACGCCTTCCAGCAGTCGGGCGTGCTGTTCGCGCCCGGCAAGGCCGCGAACGCGGGCGGCGTGGCGACCTCGGCCCTCGAGATGAGCCAGAACGCCTCGCGTCAGCACTGGGGCTTCGACGACAGCGAGGCGCGCCTGCGTCAGATCATGCGTGACGTGCACGACGCGGCATATGCTGCCTCCGAGCGCTACGGCCGCCCCGGCGACTACGTGCTCGGTGCCAATGCCGCCGGATTCGTCCGGGTCGCGGATGCGATGCTCGCCCAGGGGTTGATCTAGAGGATGCCGAGAGTCCCGCTGCTGCTGGGGGCGTTCGCGCCCTTCTTCGCGGTGTCGGGATTCCACCTCGCTGTCAAGCTCGCGGGTCTCGTCGAGCTCGACAGGGCGACGAAGGGCCTCACGATCCCGGCGCTCCTGCTGGGCACGCTGGCCGTGCTGTGGTTCGGGCGCCTCGCGCTGCGGCCGCCCGTGCTCGCGCTCCTCGTGGCGGGGCTCGGGCTCTCGTGGCTCGGCGACCTGACGCTCGCGTTCTTCGAGCTCGGCGTCGTGCTCTTCCTCGCGACGCAGTTGGTCTACGCGGCGCTATTCCACGTCGCGTTCCTGCGACGGCCCTCGTGGTG
The Protaetiibacter sp. SSC-01 genome window above contains:
- a CDS encoding bifunctional [glutamine synthetase] adenylyltransferase/[glutamine synthetase]-adenylyl-L-tyrosine phosphorylase, whose amino-acid sequence is MTRRAVTLTELARLGFADLGGAAAVLRGVPDDVVPAFSAAADPDQALRDLLALREKDPAATDAVLADADAARRLVEVLGASEGLAAFLVRHPAELAVLSEPYSAPPAVSHYRAVLAAAVDGLAGEGARNALRVAYRRELTRLAAWDLDQAEPIEVVPRVAAALADLAAAALDAALLVARADSRFPAEEVAATRLAIIGMGKAGARELNYLSDVDVIFVACGDGVTDARAIEIATRLAVDTMHAIHELALEPPLWEVDANLRPEGKDGALVRSLESHLAYYDRWAKDWEFQALLKARAMAGDLELGEQFVAGVAPKVWSASSREGFVESVQRMRERVLQNIPRDEVDVQLKLGPGGLRDVEFTIQLLQLVHGQADPEIRQRSTLDALAALAERGYIGRVEAAEFARDYRFLRLIEHRLQLARLRRTHLMPRGESEQRAIARGSRIATTASGLVEAWREVQQQVRGLHERLFYRPLLSAVAALPDDGYALTSEQAEARLAAIGFQDPRGALHHIAALTGGVSRRAAIQRTLLPVMLQWFAEGADPDYGLLAFRRLSDDLGEAYWFLRMLRDSSGAAQRLTHVLASSRYVGGLFERIPEAAAWLENDAELTPRTLEELLEEADATIARYADEVDAAAKALRTARRREVLRLSLAAIVGLIRIEELGQALSDVTTAILTGALRLAHHWGDEVEFGIIAMGRYGGAELGFGSDADLMYVYRPAGCEPEVAQKRAEQIVHEIKRLTEDLRLPLELDLGLRPEGKNGVIVRSLDSYRAYYDRWSLTWEAQALLRARGVAGDAKLLADFEEMADAVRYPADITQDAVREVKRIKARVESERLPQGADPARHLKLGRGSLSDVEWLVQLLQLEHAHSVPELRTPSTLVALAAAVRAGLVTEPDGDRLRAAWIIASRARSAMTLWTAKTADVLPPDRRTLEGVARIMEYPPHSATQLEEDYLRTTRLARQVFERLFYGSRL
- a CDS encoding glutamine synthetase family protein, whose product is MDKQRDFVLRTIEERGVKFVRLWFTDVVGTLKSVALAPAEVEGAFSEGVGIDGSAIEGLTRAYEADVLAHPDPTTFQILPWRGEVDPTARMFCDITTPDGQPAVADPRNVLKRALAKAADRGFTFYTHPEIEFYLLKSSKLKNGRPVPVDSAGYFDNVPGGTAHDFRRRSVRMLEDLGISVEFSHHEAGPGQNEIDLRYADALTTADNIMTFRTVVKEVAIEQGVYATFMPKPFSEHPGSGMHTHVSLFEGDTNAFFDPSGQYQLSKIGRQFVAGLLQHAPEITAVTNQFVNSYKRLWGGDEAPSYVTWGHNNRSALVRVPLYKPGKGQSARVEYRGIDSAANPYLAFSLMLAAGLKGIEEGYELPPEADSDVFNMSGAERRALGYQALPSSLDRALRLMEESELVAETLGEQVFNYVLLNKRREWSGYRSQVTPFELEANLEAL
- a CDS encoding lysoplasmalogenase family protein; amino-acid sequence: MPRVPLLLGAFAPFFAVSGFHLAVKLAGLVELDRATKGLTIPALLLGTLAVLWFGRLALRPPVLALLVAGLGLSWLGDLTLAFFELGVVLFLATQLVYAALFHVAFLRRPSWWAIGLVPWYAGLLLALWPYLGDQVAIVAVYGAALAYMAAAATRGNSLTTIGGALFVGSGSLIAFRMFTPLFQTPGEDALIMGLYLAAQFCVVAGVLRTAVRRAPRRRDAARPA
- the gdhA gene encoding NADP-specific glutamate dehydrogenase, translating into MLQAYIDNVYRTAVTRNAGEPEFHQALHEVLASVEPVLAQHPEYIEAGILERLVEPERQIIFRVPWVDDSGTVQVNRGFRVQFNSALGPYKGGLRFHPSVNLGIIKFLGFEQILKNALTGQGIGGAKGGSDFDPHGRSDREIERFSQSFMSELYRHLGEHTDVPAGDIGVGAREIGYLFGQYRKITNRHESGMFTGKGVQWGGAEVRTEATGYGAVFFLQEMLARRGEDLEGRTAVVSGSGNVAIYAIEKLAQLGAKAITASDSSGYIVDEAGVDVELLKQVKEVERARIAEYAERRPSARFVAGRRVWEVPAQFAIPSATQNELDGDDAAALIRGGVVAVSEGANMPSTPEAVDAFQQSGVLFAPGKAANAGGVATSALEMSQNASRQHWGFDDSEARLRQIMRDVHDAAYAASERYGRPGDYVLGANAAGFVRVADAMLAQGLI